The Flavobacteriales bacterium nucleotide sequence CCATCATATACGCGGCCCTCGGAACCAGCGTTTACTTCATTATTGACAACAACCGCCAGTACAATGAATTCAAACAGGCCTACATCGATCGGCAAGATGGCATCGAAGACGATTACCCTCAGTATACCGATGACAACCTCATCACCCTGATCGATTTTTACCGTCGAAACCGCGATTTCAGCGTGATCCTTACGGCCGGAATTTACATGATAAACCTGCTCGACGCTATGGTCGATGCCCACCTCTACGAATTCGATGTTTCGGACGAGCTCTCCATCAAAGTGAGTCCACATGTACAGTTTACCCCACAATCGGGGTATAACCCCTCGGTCGGATTCACCCTAAAGTTTTAACTTAGCCCGCTATGAAGATCGCCCTCCTCGGTTACGGAACCATGGGTCGCGAAATCGAAGCCATAGCGCTCGAGCGCGGCCACAGCATACCGATCAAGATAACCTCTCAAAATCGTAGCAAACTGACTAATGAAGACCTCGCCAACTGCGATGTCGCCATCGATTTCAGTAAGCCCGAATCTGCCGTAGACCTCATCGAATGGTCCTTGCGCAACGGAGTGCCTACGGTGAGCGGAACTACCGGATGGCTCAATGATTGGGAAAAGATCATGGCCCTGCGGGCCGATGTGAACGGCGCGTTCTTCTACGCCTCTAACTTTAGTTTAGGAGTAAACGTGTTCTTTGCTGTGAATCAACGGCTCGCCGAACTTATGAATCCGTTTGAAGATTACGACGTAAACATGACCGAGATCCACCACACGCGAAAAAAGGACGCTCCAAGCGGGACTGCTATCACCTTGGCCGAAGATGTAATCGAGCGCGTTGAGAGATTGCAGGGTTGGACATCCGCCCGAGAGGGCGAAATAAATAAACTCCCTATCCGTTCTGAACGAGAGGGCGACGTGCCCGGAACCCACGAGATCGTTTACGAGAGCTTTATCGATAAAATAACCTTACGGCACGAGGCTAAGAACCGAAAAGGGTTCGCACTTGGAGCCGTACTAGCCGCTGAATGGCTGCCCGGAAAAACGGGGAGCTTTGGCATGAAAGACCTATTGAACCTATGACCTGGACCGGTTTCTTACTCGGTATGGCGATCCTGCAAGTGATTCGCTTCGCATACTACCAGCCTTTCTTTCAAAAGATAGAACAACCTACGCTGCCTTTGTTGGTGCCGATTTACGGCGAACTCCTCATTCTTAAAATGCTGAAACGCCCTTGGTGGTGGGTCATTCTGCTGTACCTACCCATGGTGAGCTGGATCATGTGGATGGTGGTATTCGCCGAAACCCTGCAGGTCTTTGAACGCCGGAGCACTGCAGACCGCGTACTCGCGATCTTCACCTTGGGAATCTACATGCCGGTCATCGGGCGGTCAAAAGAAGCGAAGTACGAAGGCCCGCGACTCCGGGGCGATAAAAGCGGAAACCGCGAGTGGATAGAAGCCGTGACCTTTGCCATTGTAGCCGCCACTGTGATCCGAACATTCACAATTGAAGCGTATACGATCCCGACCTCGTCTATGGAAAAATCCATGATGATCGGTGACTTCTTGTTCGTGTCGAAAATGAGCTACGGCCCACGAATGCCCATGACACCGCTTAGCTTACCGCTCATGCACAACACGGTACCACTGCTCGGATTCCCATCATTCGTCGATTGGGTCGAGTTCGACTATCACCGTTTACCGGGATTTAGCAAAGTGAAGAACAACGATATCGTAGTATTCAACTACCCGATGGACAGCGATTTGCCCGTTGATAAGCGCACCAACTACATTAAAAGATGTGTAGGTACGCCAGGCGATAGTATCCGAATTGATCGGTCGACCCTGTTCGCCAACAGCGACACGGTTTGGCTTCCGGAACGTGCGGCTCCTCAGCTGACCTACCTGGTTAAGACGAACGGACAGGGATTCAACCGCAAGACCTTACTCGAAATGGATATTACAGAGGGCGGCCAAAGTTCTCGGACCGATTTCATTTTCTTGCTGACCAAGGAGAATGTGAAACGCATACGTCAGTTTTCGAACGTGCTCAGCGTTGAACCCATGATCAAATCGGCGGGCGTGGCCGATGAGGGTATTTTCCCACAGGAACCCGGCAAATTTACCTGGAACGTCGATAATTTCGGGCCGCTCTGGATTCCCGAAAGAGGAGCTACAGTGGCTATATCGACCGAGAATATTCGGTTGTACGAGCGCATTATATCTTTCTACGAAGGACATGATATGGAGGTCAAAGGTGAAAGCATCATCATCGATGGGCAAATCGCCGAATCGTACACCTTCGAAATGGACTATTATTGGATGATGGGGGATAACCGCCACAATTCGCTCGACTCGCGATTTTGGGGATTCGTGCCCGAAGATCATATCGTTGGTAAGGCAGCCTTCATTTGGATGAGCTACGACAAGTTCCAGAACGACTTTGGAGATCGCATCAGAACGGATCGCGTATTCACCATGGTCCACGGAAAGGGTCCACGGAAATCGCTCTTCCCATACTTCGTAGGAATACTCGTACTGTACTTCGGCTTCCGCTTCTATCAAAAGCGCCGTAAGAATGCCGCATAAACTGTTCAGTCTGGCTTATTTTCCGCCCATCTCGTATTGGGTGGCTTGGATGAAGCCCGGTACCAACTTCATTGACCTGGCCGAGAATTATCAAAAGCAGAGTTATCGCTCGCGCGCCTGTGTTGCTGATCCAAGCGGTAAAAAGAACCTCATTGTTCCGATCGAGCACCGATCGGGAGTTCGCCTTCAGACGGCTACGGCAGATTTGAGCTACTCCGAGAACTGGCCTCTGGTTCACTGGCGAACTTTGGAGTCGAGCTACCGCAGTTCTCCGTACTTCGAGTACTATGAGGATTCTTTAAAGGCCCTGTTCGGACGTCAATTCGAAACGCTGGCCGACCTTTGTATCGCCTCGTGTGAGTGGGTAGCCCAAGAACTGGAGTTCGACCTCGAATACGAGGTCTTGAACGAATTCCTTGAGGCGCAGGACGACGAGGTCGACTACCGAAAGCGAATTCACCCCAAACAGCCCACCTTGCTCAAGGCCGAAGAGTATATGCAAGTATTTGGCGATCGGCACAACTTCGTTCCAGACCTAAGTATTCTCGATCTCTTGTTCAATAAAGGACCCGGGAGTTATTCTTTTTTGCTCGAAAGCGAACTTCAGGGCGCTTAATTTGTCATCCTGCCGAGAGGCAGTAAATTTGACTTTCTACACAAAAAGCTATGGACATCGAATTCAATAAAAACGAAGATGCTTTGAAAATGCTGGTTTCGGACCTCGAACAGCACTTATCTCAGGTACGTCTTGGCGGCGGTAAAAAGAAGATCGAAAAGCAACATGCCCGGGGCAAGCTCACCGCCCGGGAGCGAATCGAATACCTGGTCGACGATAATAAACCCCGCGTTGAGATCGGTGCCTTTGCCGGTGACGGCATGTACGAAGAGTACGGCGGCTGCCCCAGTGGCGGAGTGGTTGTGGAGATCGCCTATGTGCGAGGCCGACAGTGCGTGGTGGTGGCCAACGACGCAACCGTTAAGGCCGGTGCCTGGTTCCCCATCACCGGAAAAAAGAACTTGCGCGCCCAAGAAATTGCAATGGAAAATCGCTTGCCTATCATCTACTTGGTGGATTCGGCCGGTGTGTTTCTGCCGATGCAAGACGAGATCTTCCCCGACAAGGAACACTTTGGTCGCATATTCCGCAACAACGCGGTCATGAGCAGTATGGGAATTCCGCAAATAGCAGCCATCATGGGTTCCTGTGTGGCAGGTGGTGCCTACCTGCCGATCATGAGCGACGAAGCCTTGATCGTGGACAAAACAGGGTCCATATTCTTAGCCGGCAGCTACCTGGTAAAGGCGGCCATTGGCGAGGACATCGACAACGAAACCCTCGGTGGGGCCACGACTCACTGTGAAATTTCGGGCGTTACGGACTATAAGAGCAAGGACGATAAGGACTGCCTCGACTCCATCAAGAACATCATGGACAAGATGGGCGATTCCGAAAAGGCGGGCTTTAACCGAACGGAGCCGAAGGATCCGGCAAAGCCCATGGACAACATCATGGGCATCCTGCCCGAGAAACGCGACAAGCAGTACGATATTCACGAGCTCATTGAGCACTTGATCGATGCGGACAGCTGGGAAGAGTATAAAGCCGGATACGGTCAAACCATCGTAACAGGCTATGCACGTATCGATGGCTGGGCCGTGGGAATCGTGGCGAATCAGCGCAAACTCGTGAAGAGTAAAAAAGGCGAAATGCAATTTGGCGGGGTCATCTACAACGACTCCGCCGATAAAGCTGCCCGCTTCGTGATGAACTGCAATCAAAAGAAGATCCCACTCGTATTCCTGCAAGACGTAACCGGATTCATGGTCGGTTCGCGCAGTGAACACGGTGGTATCATCAAGGACGGTGCTAAAATGGTGAACGCCATGAGCAATAGCGTGGTGCCCAAATTCACGGTGATCGTTGGAAACAGCTACGGTGCCGGGAATTACGCCATGTGCGGAAAGGCATATGATCCGCGTTTGATCGTGGGCTGGCCCACGGCAAATGTGGCGGTAATGGGCGGTTCGCAAGCGGCGAAGGTGCTCTTGCAGATCGAGAAGAGCCGTCTCAAAGCTCAAGGTGAGGAGATCACGGCCGAAAAAGAGAAGGAGCTGCTCGAGAAGATCGAAAAGCGGTACGAGAGTCAAACCAGTCCGTATTACGCTGCTTCGCGACTTTGGCTCGATGCGGTGATCGATCCGCGTCACACGCGAAAGGTTTTGAGCGTCGGCATTGAAATGGCGAATCACGCTCCGGCCGAAAAACAATACAACACGGGAGTGTTGCAGACCTAATATCGCTTAGCGGTTACTGTACCGAACTTCGCCCGATTTCCCTTTAAAGAACAGGAAGCCCTTGGAGCTTTGCACGTCAAAACCCTTCCAAGCGGTTCCGGCCAACACTTCTATGGTGCCGTGCACTTCTACTGCGCCACCCGGTTCTACCGTAATGCGCACGCCGTAGGCCATCCAGGTCTCACCCTTGAGGTGCAGCACGGCCCCATTCTTCACGACCAAATGGGTCAAGATCGACCGATCGGTCCAGTGTTGTTCGCCACGCACTTTTATTTTGGCCTCAACGGCCGGAAGCGGCATTTCCCACAAACCTCGACCAAACGTCGCGGCCCTCAACACCCGGGCATAGGGGTGCAACTCCAGTTCGCGCACTTCGGCGTGCGGTATGCCCCATTCCTGGGACCACGCACCGTTGAATCCTTCCTTTACGAATACTCCCGCACTCGTCCCGATGTAAATCCGCCCGCTGAGGGCGGGATCCGCTTCGATCTCCAATACCTTGCGATCCTGTAACATGGCATCGCCACGCGCGATTCCGGTCCAGTCCTCGTAGCGACTACCGTTGTAGTACAGTACCTTGGGGTTGGGATATCCTTCGAAGCCATTTTCCTGTCGACCAAAGGCGACCCAAAAGGCACGCGGATTAAACGGATCGGGCTCGATGTCGGCTATGGTTAGTTTTATGGGCTCGCCATTCTTGAACTCGGGGATCGAAGGAACTAAGCGCTCCCACTCAATATCCAGCGCCATTTCGTTCCGAGCGTCCCGCGTCCGCCAAATACCTTCGGTTCCGGAAATGCTGGTGAAATACAGCTCGTTCGGATCGTGTTCGTTCAAGTAGACCTCCCAGACCTCTGCGCCTTTGGGAGCCTCCTTGAGCATTTCCCATTCTTCACCGCGGTTCCAGGAGCGCATCACTCCTTTGGGTGCTGCTAAGTACAGTAGGTCTTCGTCTTTCAGGTCCACCGCAAAGTGAACTTTCCATTGGTACCCGGCCACATTGCGAGAGGGCGTGCGGAAGTCCGTTCGTCCATCCGGTTCCATATACCCGAATCCCGAGCTCGACGAGCAGTAAATCCCGATGGTGGAATCGGTAACCAGTGGAACCGATTTAAATCCATCACCAAAGAAGACCTGGCGCCATACTCCCTGATCATCGCGCCATACGTTTCCGGTGTCGAAACCACCGTAAGACACATGCGCCGGATGACTCATCGAAGACCCTATGTTGAACATATTCGACACTCCGATCCCCCGGGTGAGGTCTTCCCAAGTGTTCCCACCATCCCGCGAACGGTTGATTCCACCGTCTGTAGCGATGTATACGGCGTTTTCGTGCGGATCGAAGGTGATGTAGTGCAAATCGTCGTGATAAGCTTTAGGAAGGCCGGAAACAGTTATTCCACCATCTTCGCTTTTGTGGACCCGAAGTACATTTCCCCAATAAAGGGTCGAGGCATCCTTCGGATGAACAGCAATGCTCTGATGACGGCCATGACCCATTTGCTTTTGAGCACCCATGTCCTTGCCAAATTCGCGAATGAACGACCAGCGTTTGTCGATTAGATGAAAAGTGTAAAGCTCGGCATTGAATCGACGCGATCCATGCCCTTCGTTCGCGGTATAGGCCACATAAAGCAGATTGGGCGCATCGGCACTCATTCGAATCGTGAGCCACTTCTCTGGCAGGTCGTCGGTAATCACGGAAAAGTCTCGCGGAATTTCAATCTTATTAAAATGCGTTCCGCTATCGGTGGACATCCACAATTCACGGCCCGAGGCAAGGACCGTTCTTCCTCTCGACTCAGGCTGAAAGCATAAATCTTGAAAAGCCCCACCCGCTAGTTTGCGCCATCTCACCTCTGCGGTCGGAGCCAAAGCATTCTCAGTTAAGAAAAGTCCTTCCGTTGTAGCAGCCCACAGCCGATTGCCATTTTTCGGTTCAACGAGCAGCTTGCGTATACGTACCACATTCCAAGGCTTATTCAGTTCCGTTACCGGCAATGATTCGTCCACTCCATTGATCCACTCCCAGGTTTTCCCGGCATCCTTGGTTCGGGCCACTCCAATGGAAAAAGTAAAGTCCGCGTCCCCATCTCCACTGGCGATGAACCAAGTATCCGAAGACTCAGGTGCTACTTGAATGTGCGACACTCCTGGTACAAAAAGGTGATCCGTGCCTCCAACACGCCAACTCTCCCCCTTATCATCCGATACAAATAATCCACCCGTAGGAGAACCCGTAAAGATCCGGTTGGGAAGTCGCTCATCGAACTCAATGAAAATGAGCCTGCCTGTTCCTTTGATTCGCGTATAGGAATAGTCGGTTAAATTGGAATTCTCGGGGGATTCGGTCGGGCCCAATTCTCGCCACTTACCGTAGGTAAGGGTTTCGGGCTGTGCCCAGGAAAAAAAGGGGAAACTTAAAAGAAGTAGAATCAAATGCCTCATAATTCGTTAACGCAGAATTCGGCTATTCGTTTTGCCCTAAAACAAGAAGAGCCGGGCGTACCCGACTCTCCAATGAAACAGAAACACTTAACACTTAAATCGTCGATTTAATGGTCAGTTTGATCGGAACCGTCAAGGCACCATCGGTGTCTTCGAAGGTTACGATGTATAGACCGGGCGTCCATTGCTGAGGAATCTTAAATCGAAACTCCAATGAAGGACCAACCGGAATCTGGCCGACCAAAGCACCAATCGTATTGTAAATAGAAATGGTACCGCCCTTTAGGGCAATATCATCGCCAAAATGAAAGACAACTTCGTCAACCGCGGGATTCGGGTATGCTTCGAGCGATTTATCACCTCCTTCCGCTTGTACAGCGAAAGATCCGATAAATAACGCCAAAACAAAGAGTACTTTTTTCAACATAAAATTTACTTTACAAAAGTGTATTCTCCCATCAGTTAGTCCAAATATCGCATTTATTCGTCTTTTTGACAAATCATCTTAACATAAATTTCATTTAGCCTACGCTCCGCGCCAATTGCGGATTACGGTACCTTTGCCCCCATGTCTACCCTCTCGCTGCGACAACATATCGGGCTAAATTTCAAGCTAGCGTACCCCGTTATGCTCTCACAATTGGGGCATATCATGGTCGGAGTAGCCGATTCCGTCATGGTTGGTAGGCTCGGTACCGAACCCCTGGCGGCAGCCGCATTCGGAAACAGCATTTGGGTGGTCATATTCGTCATCGGATACGGAATATCACAAGCCGTAACCCCAATCGTAGCAAGGGTTCACGCCGAGAAGAAATACCGAATGATCGGTTCCATGCTTCGACACACATTGGCACTTAACCTCATGGTAACGGTGGTCTTGGGCGGACTCATGTTCGCGGCTTGGCCCTTCCTCGATCGGCTCGATCAAGAGCCCGCAGTCATGACCCTCTCCTACCCATATCTCAGCATCATCACCTGGTCATTCCTACCCCTCATGATCTTCCAGGGTTTTCGGCAATTCATGGAGGGCCTTTCCCACACCTTCGAGCCGATGCTGATCTCGTTGTCCGCCAACTTCCTGAACATCGGTCTTAACTGGCTCTTGATCTACGGAAATTGGGGGTTTAAGGCCTACGGCCTGAATGGCGCCGGTATTGCTACGCTCATCAGTCGAACACTCATGGTCGTCGGAATCGGTTATTACCTCTGGCGCTCCGGACTTTTTCGACCATTTCGCCCCTATTTCTTCGCCATGCCCTGGCGGCGCGATTTCTTTGGTAAATTACTCCAACTCGGTATTCCAACCTCGGTGCAAATGCTTTTCGAAGTAGGTGCCTTCGTCATCGCCGCCATTTGGATCGGCCAAATTTCCGCCGAAGCCTTGGCAGCACATCAAATCGCCCTGAACCTCGCTTCCATTAGCTTTATGCTCGCGAGTGGTTTGGGTGCGGCAGCTACCATTCGCGTAGGTAATCAACGTGGTTTAAAAGATCGGGATAACCTTCGAATGGCGGCATTTTCGGCCATTCTGCTTTCTCTGGTGTTCATGGGAGTGGCCGGAATCCTTTTCTCAACCCAAGGAGAAACTTTGGCGCATTTATATATCGATGAAGGTCACGTTATTAACGCGGCCGCTGCCCTTCTTTTGATCGCCGCTATTTTTCAACTGTCCGATGGAACACAGGTCGTGGCTCTCGGCGCTTTACGCGGTCTCGAAGATGTCCGAATTCCAACGGTAATAACGCTATTTGCCTATTGGATCATCGGAATCCCTTTGGGTTATTACATGGCATTTTACTTGGACTTTAACGAGCGCGGTATATGGTATGGGCTGGCGGTTGGATTAACCATTTCGGCCATTCTGTTACTCGCCAGATTTCAGTGGCTAAGTAAAAAGATCAAACTATGATCAACGAATCAACGAGAAATAACCGACTTCCCGATGCGCCGCCCCATCTATATCTAGTACCTTGACCTCCCACAGGTAGGTGTCTTGCGGTGCCGGCATATCCTTTTTCGCATCTTCACCGTTCCAACCTTCGCCCACAACTTCGGAGTAAAAGATTCGATCACCCCATCGGCTATATACTGAGAACTGATACTCTATTTCCCCAAATACCTTTGGAGCAAAATACTCATTAAGCCCATCCCCATTGGGCGTGAACACATTTGGAACGTACAGCAAGTACTCGGGTTTTACCACAACTGTTCTGTAGGTAGTATCAGTACAACCGTACTCATTCCCCACTACCTGACGAACCGTATACGTACCATCTTCCAAATAGCGGTGATCGAAAAAGGGTGCCGTGTACGAGGTTGAATCACCCATATCGAAAGTAGTCCAATAGGCTCCCGTACTTATATCGTGCACTGACACCACTGGTTCAAAGAACGACGTTACCTCAGGATCAACATAAAATCCGGCAGTCGGGCTCGGCTCTACGACGATCATTTGCTCTACGGCCACCCGGTGAGTATCTACGCAACCTTCCAATACCTCAATGGTCAAAGTGACATCGTAAGTACCCGGTAAACTGTACGTATGGGTTGGGCTATCCTGAGTACTGGCTTGACCGTCGCCGAATTCCCACAGGTAGTTTATGTTCACCCACGTGTTCGTCTCGTCCGCGAATTCCACCGTAAAGGGTGCACAACCCGTCAACGTATCCGTATCAAAGGAAGGTTCTACTTCGGGGAAGATTCGAACCGTATCGGTGAACGAGGTCGCACAGCTATTCTCACTGACCGTCAGTGTAACTGGGTAAATTCCGTCATCGGTGTAGACCTTGGTCGGGTTCATTTGCTGGCTTGCTGTTCCATCCCCGAAATCCCAATCGTATTGTGCGTCCGGGGTATGTTGACTCAAAACGGTAAAATCCATAAAGTTTCCGTCGATACAATCATCCCCACTAATACTGAAGTCGACCGGTATTCCGTCCGAGATCTGTACCTGAGTGGTAATGGTATCGGCACATTGAAATCCGGGATTCGCGATCAGTGTTACAGTGTAGGTACCGGTGTCCGAGTAAGTCCAAGTCGGATTGGCAAAGGAGCTCGTATCGGCATTCGTATTCGGATCTCCGAAATCCCATTGATAGTACGTCGTAAACAAGCTCTGATTTTGAAAACTAAAGGTGGTCCCCGTACAGAACTGAGATTGAGGTGCTATACCCGCTTGAGTAGCGCTCAAGCAGATTGCGGTATTGAATTGAAAATCGCGCCTATTCTCGGTCAGTAACGTTCCATTACGATACTCTTTGGCCACTACCGTTACTACATACTGCCCCAACATTGTGGGAGACCCTACAAGAAGGCCGGAGTTTGGATCTAAATTAAAGGCCGGATTCGCATCAATTGGATACGTGATCGTATAGCCCGGATTCCAAAGCACATTGGGAAAAGGCGGAGGTTGAGGAGGTAGAGGCAAGGGGTTATTTTGAGAGCCGCCACTGTATGGAGTGGCGAATCGGTAGAATAGCGAATCCCCGTCCAAATCGGTCGCACTGTGATCGAAGACCAAGGTATCGTTTGTACAAAGCACAATGGGAGGGAAATTGGAGAAGTACGCAGAATTATTGCAATGGTATGGAGGCCCGGGAATATGCGTCGTATACGTGGCTCCCTGCTCCTCGGGCTGAAAAATATTGTTGATACTCGCATTGCGGCAGCACCGTTGATATACCAAGGTATATCCACCGGGAGTTGGCGGAAGATTAACCACTTCGGTATAGATCCCTTCCTCTACACACACATTGGGTGGGCTGGTAAGACAGGGGTTATTAATGTATGGAAGTACTAGAGTAATGGACGGATTGGGCATTTGCACCTGAGTGGCAAATGTTCCGCTAGTATCGTAAATGGTTACAGTAGCCGGATTGTCAAAGGGCGCTCCTTGCGAATTGCAATCGCGATAAACCTTTAAAGTAATAATGTAGTCGTCGTTACCGATGCACTCGTAATAGAGCTCTCCACCCACGATATGCCATGCACTCGCTCCAGCCGGAACGAGAAGCATCAAAATGAGTGAGTAGAGATAGAGCTTCTTCATACCAAAATTGACGGACTAGGGAGAAAAGTCGTTGGGGCGATATTCAACAACGCACCATCCTCTGTTTAACTAATGTACAATAATCTCCTGTGAATCAGAAGAATCGCCAATAGAGTACCTGAGCATATCTACCCGCACTCAGGCCTTCAAGCGGAATTTCAATCTCATGATGACCGGGCAAGAACGATCCCGCGCGCCCTTCCGCAACGATGCGGTCGCTTAAATCGACCACCTCCCAAGCAACAGCTCCTAGGGTATTGAGTTCAAAAGCCAAATGAGTACGGCCTGCGGCCGGATTTGGATATATGCGTGTCTGTAGATCCGCACGTTCCTCCAAACCGATAATCTTGGTCCCTTTCATGAATATCTTATCGAACGAGATATCGAACGAGATTATGTTGTCGTCATCACTATCGTGAACGAAGGCCACTCGAACGGTATTCCCTTGATATGCAGCCAAAGAAACAGAGTGCGGTTGAAGCACGCATTTCCAGTCGCTTGAATCACCGTCCAACTCCAAGTACGTACCGTCGAAACCGTGCACGAAACCATCGCTGTAGCTATTATTGTTAAAAGCGGCGATAGGGCTAGTGGTCGTCGGATTCGGATTGGGGCCGATCCATTGAGCCGCTCTGAACAAAGTATCCGTGAAATCCTCCGGAGCACTTCCCGTTGTGCTCACGACCACTGAATAACCATCTAAGTAAATTGGTGCATATCGACTGGCCGAATACCACGACAACTCGGTAAAATTATCCGGCAAATAAAAACCAGGTGATATTAAATAATTCCGGTTTCCCGGTAAAAAGCCCTGAAGCCAACTCGTCGATGCTATGACCGTATTTTGGGTATCCACGTTTGCAATACCCGGCCCTAGGTACCAGTTGTCGGGACGCCCGTTTGCGGCCGGAATACTATCCAGGCTGTAGTTCTGCCATACTGTAATGTCTGCCGTATCCTGAGTTTCGACGAAGTTCGACGGCAGACTATCTAATTCGAAATCGAGGTAGAAGATCGTATCGTTCTGACCTATCGCAACCATGGCGATTCCACAAAAGCAAAAACTGAGTAGGGTTCGTTTCATGCCTACAATTTAAGAAGACATTCTGAACGGAATGATTTTGAGGGTGTTAAATACTATTCCCTTACAAAAGAAACATACGACTG carries:
- the dapB gene encoding 4-hydroxy-tetrahydrodipicolinate reductase, translating into MKIALLGYGTMGREIEAIALERGHSIPIKITSQNRSKLTNEDLANCDVAIDFSKPESAVDLIEWSLRNGVPTVSGTTGWLNDWEKIMALRADVNGAFFYASNFSLGVNVFFAVNQRLAELMNPFEDYDVNMTEIHHTRKKDAPSGTAITLAEDVIERVERLQGWTSAREGEINKLPIRSEREGDVPGTHEIVYESFIDKITLRHEAKNRKGFALGAVLAAEWLPGKTGSFGMKDLLNL
- the lepB gene encoding signal peptidase I; this translates as MTWTGFLLGMAILQVIRFAYYQPFFQKIEQPTLPLLVPIYGELLILKMLKRPWWWVILLYLPMVSWIMWMVVFAETLQVFERRSTADRVLAIFTLGIYMPVIGRSKEAKYEGPRLRGDKSGNREWIEAVTFAIVAATVIRTFTIEAYTIPTSSMEKSMMIGDFLFVSKMSYGPRMPMTPLSLPLMHNTVPLLGFPSFVDWVEFDYHRLPGFSKVKNNDIVVFNYPMDSDLPVDKRTNYIKRCVGTPGDSIRIDRSTLFANSDTVWLPERAAPQLTYLVKTNGQGFNRKTLLEMDITEGGQSSRTDFIFLLTKENVKRIRQFSNVLSVEPMIKSAGVADEGIFPQEPGKFTWNVDNFGPLWIPERGATVAISTENIRLYERIISFYEGHDMEVKGESIIIDGQIAESYTFEMDYYWMMGDNRHNSLDSRFWGFVPEDHIVGKAAFIWMSYDKFQNDFGDRIRTDRVFTMVHGKGPRKSLFPYFVGILVLYFGFRFYQKRRKNAA
- a CDS encoding WbqC family protein, with product MPHKLFSLAYFPPISYWVAWMKPGTNFIDLAENYQKQSYRSRACVADPSGKKNLIVPIEHRSGVRLQTATADLSYSENWPLVHWRTLESSYRSSPYFEYYEDSLKALFGRQFETLADLCIASCEWVAQELEFDLEYEVLNEFLEAQDDEVDYRKRIHPKQPTLLKAEEYMQVFGDRHNFVPDLSILDLLFNKGPGSYSFLLESELQGA
- a CDS encoding acyl-CoA carboxylase subunit beta, yielding MDIEFNKNEDALKMLVSDLEQHLSQVRLGGGKKKIEKQHARGKLTARERIEYLVDDNKPRVEIGAFAGDGMYEEYGGCPSGGVVVEIAYVRGRQCVVVANDATVKAGAWFPITGKKNLRAQEIAMENRLPIIYLVDSAGVFLPMQDEIFPDKEHFGRIFRNNAVMSSMGIPQIAAIMGSCVAGGAYLPIMSDEALIVDKTGSIFLAGSYLVKAAIGEDIDNETLGGATTHCEISGVTDYKSKDDKDCLDSIKNIMDKMGDSEKAGFNRTEPKDPAKPMDNIMGILPEKRDKQYDIHELIEHLIDADSWEEYKAGYGQTIVTGYARIDGWAVGIVANQRKLVKSKKGEMQFGGVIYNDSADKAARFVMNCNQKKIPLVFLQDVTGFMVGSRSEHGGIIKDGAKMVNAMSNSVVPKFTVIVGNSYGAGNYAMCGKAYDPRLIVGWPTANVAVMGGSQAAKVLLQIEKSRLKAQGEEITAEKEKELLEKIEKRYESQTSPYYAASRLWLDAVIDPRHTRKVLSVGIEMANHAPAEKQYNTGVLQT
- a CDS encoding T9SS type A sorting domain-containing protein; translated protein: MLKKVLFVLALFIGSFAVQAEGGDKSLEAYPNPAVDEVVFHFGDDIALKGGTISIYNTIGALVGQIPVGPSLEFRFKIPQQWTPGLYIVTFEDTDGALTVPIKLTIKSTI
- a CDS encoding MATE family efflux transporter, with the protein product MSTLSLRQHIGLNFKLAYPVMLSQLGHIMVGVADSVMVGRLGTEPLAAAAFGNSIWVVIFVIGYGISQAVTPIVARVHAEKKYRMIGSMLRHTLALNLMVTVVLGGLMFAAWPFLDRLDQEPAVMTLSYPYLSIITWSFLPLMIFQGFRQFMEGLSHTFEPMLISLSANFLNIGLNWLLIYGNWGFKAYGLNGAGIATLISRTLMVVGIGYYLWRSGLFRPFRPYFFAMPWRRDFFGKLLQLGIPTSVQMLFEVGAFVIAAIWIGQISAEALAAHQIALNLASISFMLASGLGAAATIRVGNQRGLKDRDNLRMAAFSAILLSLVFMGVAGILFSTQGETLAHLYIDEGHVINAAAALLLIAAIFQLSDGTQVVALGALRGLEDVRIPTVITLFAYWIIGIPLGYYMAFYLDFNERGIWYGLAVGLTISAILLLARFQWLSKKIKL
- a CDS encoding PKD domain-containing protein, with amino-acid sequence MKKLYLYSLILMLLVPAGASAWHIVGGELYYECIGNDDYIITLKVYRDCNSQGAPFDNPATVTIYDTSGTFATQVQMPNPSITLVLPYINNPCLTSPPNVCVEEGIYTEVVNLPPTPGGYTLVYQRCCRNASINNIFQPEEQGATYTTHIPGPPYHCNNSAYFSNFPPIVLCTNDTLVFDHSATDLDGDSLFYRFATPYSGGSQNNPLPLPPQPPPFPNVLWNPGYTITYPIDANPAFNLDPNSGLLVGSPTMLGQYVVTVVAKEYRNGTLLTENRRDFQFNTAICLSATQAGIAPQSQFCTGTTFSFQNQSLFTTYYQWDFGDPNTNADTSSFANPTWTYSDTGTYTVTLIANPGFQCADTITTQVQISDGIPVDFSISGDDCIDGNFMDFTVLSQHTPDAQYDWDFGDGTASQQMNPTKVYTDDGIYPVTLTVSENSCATSFTDTVRIFPEVEPSFDTDTLTGCAPFTVEFADETNTWVNINYLWEFGDGQASTQDSPTHTYSLPGTYDVTLTIEVLEGCVDTHRVAVEQMIVVEPSPTAGFYVDPEVTSFFEPVVSVHDISTGAYWTTFDMGDSTSYTAPFFDHRYLEDGTYTVRQVVGNEYGCTDTTYRTVVVKPEYLLYVPNVFTPNGDGLNEYFAPKVFGEIEYQFSVYSRWGDRIFYSEVVGEGWNGEDAKKDMPAPQDTYLWEVKVLDIDGAAHREVGYFSLIR